The following are encoded together in the Tetrapisispora phaffii CBS 4417 chromosome 5, complete genome genome:
- the CDC40 gene encoding Cdc40p (similar to Saccharomyces cerevisiae CDC40 (YDR364C); ancestral locus Anc_5.429), whose product MRLSIDYSSSSESETISDNDNGKLHVSTKSQELHGSKRPFNLTKSDLKRKRKQRKTKGPWGSWDSTTDNESITSEIDELEIKNYPDEVVSEDSDIEEISEFYGSYLKDYKGRSFLTPSNDIDIDLQKPALSFKSYLPKKQLYRYKGHTNGTTDLKFFPNTAHMFLSGGNDNMIRLWDFYHDRRCIRDYKGHKKAVRSVDFNNNGTVFFSSSYDQTVKIWDTETGKVKAKVKCNSIPNDVKPRPLSDSEYIVGLSNSKINHYDQRVSSKNGLVQTYDHHQGSILCLKYFPDGSKFISSSEDKTVRIWENKINIPIKQIADTTQHSMPYMDIHPEGHYFSTQSMDNTIYSYGMKPKYKRQNKKVFKGHQSVGYKISLSFSPDGRYICSGDTNSRVFIWDWKTTKLLRCLTINGNKPITQVTWHPQETSKLLCSGGSGYIYIYD is encoded by the coding sequence ATGAGACTTTCTATAGATTActcttcatcatctgaaAGTGAAACTATATcagataatgataatggCAAATTACATGTTTCAACAAAATCACAGGAATTACATGGGTCCAAAAGACCTTTCAATTTAACCAAATCGGATTTAAAGAGGAAAAGAAAGCAACGTAAAACTAAAGGACCTTGGGGATCCTGGGATAGCACTACAGATAATGAAAGCATAACCAGTGAAATAgatgaattagaaattaaaaattatccAGATGAGGTTGTTTCTGAGGACtctgatattgaagaaatttcTGAATTTTATGGATCctatttaaaagattataaGGGTAGGTCATTCTTAACTCCATCgaatgatattgatatagACTTACAAAAACCAGCATTATCATTCAAAAGTTACCTACCAAAGAAACAACTTTATAGATACAAAGGTCACACCAATGGTACTACTGATCTAAAATTCTTTCCCAATACAGCACACATGTTTCTATCAGGTGGAAATGATAATATGATTAGATTATGGGATTTTTATCATGACAGGCGGTGTATTAGAGATTATAAGGGTCATAAAAAAGCCGTAAGATCGGTGgatttcaataataatggtaCAGTTTTTTTTAGTTCTTCCTATGATCAAACCGTTAAAATTTGGGACACTGAAACAGGGAAAGTAAAGGCTAAAGTCAAATGTAATAGTATACCTAACGATGTGAAACCGCGACCTTTGAGCGATTCTGAGTATATTGTCGGtctttcaaattcaaaaattaatcaTTACGATCAAAGAGtttcatcaaaaaatgGACTTGTTCAAACTTATGACCATCACCAAGGAAGTATATTATgcttaaaatattttccaGATGGCTCTAAATTCATTTCTTCGTCAGAAGATAAAACTGTAAGGATATgggaaaataaaataaacattccaataaaacaaattgCTGATACAACTCAGCACTCGATGCCTTACATGGATATTCACCCGGAGGGACACTACTTTTCTACTCAAAGTATGGATAATactatatattcatatgGTATGAAACCGAAATACAAAAgacaaaacaaaaaagtGTTTAAAGGACATCAATCTGTAGGTTATAAGATCAGTCTTTCATTTTCTCCTGATGGGAGATATATATGTTCAGGGGATACAAATAGTAGAGTATTTATTTGGGATTGGAAAACTACAAAGCTTCTTCGATGTCTCACGATAAATGGCAATAAACCTATCACCCAGGTAACCTGGCATCCACAGGAAACTAGCAAACTATTATGCTCAGGAGGATCGggttatatatatatatacgattaa
- the TPHA0E01760 gene encoding uncharacterized protein (similar to Saccharomyces cerevisiae YPR1 (YDR368W) and GCY1 (YOR120W); ancestral locus Anc_5.434), producing the protein MTLSNSTAKVTLNDGNQLPYVGLGTWQSKENDAYKAVVAALKAGYRHIDTAAIYGNEEEVGRAIKDSGVRRSEIFVTTKLWGTQHRHPDDALNQSLERLGLDYVDLYLMHWPVPINDAQCKKDNNYLQIPMNEDGTRDLDLASWDFIKTWELMQALPKSKVKSIGVSNFSINNIKDLLASPGNKEVPVVNQVELHPLLPQFELVEFCKSKNIVVEAYSPLGSTGAPILELGTINEVSKKLAIPPANVVFSWLIQRKIVVLPKSVTESRIISNLQTMELPAEEFSKLNNISSEVGEKRSVKPNWTPFIPFV; encoded by the coding sequence ATGACTCTCTCCAATTCAACTGCTAAAGTCACTTTAAATGATGGCAACCAATTGCCTTATGTTGGTTTAGGTACATGGCAAtctaaagaaaatgatgCTTACAAAGCTGTTGTTGCTGCTTTGAAAGCTGGATACAGACATATTGATACTGCTGCAATTTATGGAAACGAAGAAGAAGTCGGTAGAGCCATTAAAGATTCTGGTGTTCGAAGAAGTGAAATTTTTGTTACTACTAAATTATGGGGTACACAGCACAGACACCCTGATGATGCTCTAAACCAATCCTTGGAAAGATTGGGACTGGATTATGTTGACTTATACTTAATGCATTGGCCTGTTCCAATTAATGATGCTCAATGTAAAAAGGATAacaattatttacaaattcCAATGAACGAAGATGGAACAAGAGACTTAGATTTAGCATCTTGGGATTTTATCAAGACCTGGGAACTAATGCAAGCTTTACCAAAATCTAAAGTGAAGTCTATCGGTGTCTCaaacttttcaattaaCAACATTAAGGATTTATTAGCCTCTCCTGGTAATAAAGAAGTCCCAGTGGTCAATCAAGTGGAATTACATCCTTTATTACCGCAATTTGAATTAGTTGAATTTTGTAAGTCGAAAAACATTGTAGTAGAAGCTTACTCTCCATTAGGTAGTACAGGTGCTCCAATATTAGAGCTTGGTACAATTAATGAAGTTTCTAAGAAACTTGCCATTCCTCCAGCTAATGTAGTTTTCAGTTGGttaattcaaagaaaaattgttGTCTTGCCAAAATCTGTTACTGAGTCAAGAATTATTTCAAACTTACAAACTATGGAATTACCAGCTGAAGAATTCTCTAAACTAAATAACATTTCCTCAGAGGTCGGTGAAAAGAGATCTGTCAAACCAAACTGGACTCCATTTATTCCATTTGTTTAA
- the RIO1 gene encoding protein kinase RIO1 (similar to Saccharomyces cerevisiae RIO1 (YOR119C); ancestral locus Anc_5.432), with protein MSLEGKFDKLKVHESEHINSKILEKYGHKIKTDELSDTKGKTNKDKANRATVENVLDPRTMKSLKTLINRGVIFEFNGCLSTGKEANVYHAFAGDGKVKGNAEVLPQISELEDVLNKELIPGQIEVPTIKSEEEQTQLKQRKEYAIKIYKTSILVFKDRERYVDGEFRFRNARSQHNPRKMIKIWAEKEFRNLRRIFQSGIIPAPEPVEVKYNILVMEFLGRGDGFASPRLRDHQYKTREEIIYYYHTLVAYIRLLYQVCRLVHADLSEYNTIVHDDKLYVIDVSQSVEPEHPMSLDFLRMDIKNVNGYFEKMGIDIFPERIIFQFVISSELDKFTGDPRSSVDLRNYIAHYLPVKCTDEDELKDEIFRSLHLVRNLDGLEERDFDRFTDGKFDLLKTLIASDNQKNFTASTQFDFNNDLSNLDANNDESDDNGESCDDSDSENDNESEEDDDEYSDEEKQLKGKRYEDKDDKKKRKQEAKDVKREKRKTKVKKHIKKNLVKKTKSKK; from the coding sequence ATGTCATTAGAGGgaaaatttgataaattaaaagttCATGAATCCGAACATATAAATTCGAAgatattagaaaaatatgGTCACAAGATCAAGACAGATGAGTTATCAGATACCAAAGGTAAAACTAATAAAGATAAGGCCAATAGAGCTACTGTGGAAAATGTCTTGGATCCACGTACGAtgaaatctttaaaaacTTTGATTAATAGAGGTGTGATTTTTGAGTTTAATGGTTGCTTGAGTACTGGTAAGGAAGCTAATGTTTATCATGCTTTTGCCGGAGATGGTAAAGTTAAAGGAAATGCTGAGGTATTGCCACAAATCAGTGAGTTAGAAGATGTTCTAAATAAGGAATTAATTCCAGGGCAGATTGAAGTGCCAACTATTAAATCTGAAGAAGAACAGACACAATTAAAGCAAAGAAAAGAATACGccattaaaatttataaaacGTCCATTTTGGTATTTAAAGATCGTGAACGTTATGTGGATGGTGAATTTCGTTTTAGAAATGCTAGATCACAACATAATCCTAGAAAGATGATTAAAATTTGGGCAGAGAAGGAATTCCGTAATTTAAGAAGAATTTTTCAGAGTGGTATTATTCCAGCTCCAGAACCAGTTGAAgtgaaatataatattttagtaATGGAATTTTTAGGTCGTGGTGATGGATTTGCTTCTCCGAGATTAAGAGATCATCAATATAAAACCAGAGAggaaattatatattattatcacACCTTAGTTGCATATATCAGACTTTTGTATCAAGTTTGTAGACTAGTGCATGCAGATTTGTCGGAATACAATACAATTGTGCATGATGACAAATTATATGTTATCGATGTTTCCCAAAGTGTGGAGCCTGAACATCCAATGAGTTTAGATTTTCTGAGAATGGATATAAAAAACGTAAACGGTTACTTCGAAAAAATGggtattgatattttccCAGAGAGAATTATTTTCCAGTTTGTTATTTCCAGTGAACTGGATAAATTTACTGGTGATCCAAGAAGCTCGGTGGATCTTAGAAATTATATTGCACACTATTTACCAGTTAAATGTACTGACgaagatgaattgaaagatGAAATCTTTAGATCATTACATTTAGTTAGAAACTTAGATGGTTTGGAAGAAAGAGATTTTGATAGATTTACAGACGGTAAATTTGACTTGTTAAAGACACTTATAGCCTCAGATAATCAAAAGAATTTCACAGCATCTACACAATTTGATTTTAACAATGATCTAAGTAATTTGGATGCCAATAATGATGAATCTGATGATAATGGTGAATCCTGCGACGATTCTGACAGCGAAAACGATAACGAAagtgaagaagatgatgatgaatacagtgatgaagaaaaacaattgaaaggTAAACGATATGAAGATAAAGATGACAAGAAGAAACGTAAGCAAGAAGCAAAAGATGTTAAAAGAGAGAAAAGAAAGACGAAGGTAAAGAAACATATCAAAAAGAATCTAGTGAAGAAGACAAAAtctaaaaaataa
- the TPHA0E01750 gene encoding uncharacterized protein (ancestral locus Anc_5.436), with translation MIRDSIVFSDTKPIYVTQVLVKNGGPGVVLSDTFYENILYDVISNPVKSVQDVNLIFQNIRNNLILSGLYKNVDVKLDLDERASLLNHSLKLSTEQIGIESVVPISATLNMTPLYLTPYKNYVTFNTSNTQNSVSLNRDWINLFGTSDTGTIKLSADLNQTKSEIDKKSIDAKFTMPLLRNSSIRTILESKCSIAKPRNDTMKQFELNIGLTKLKLIGGIKSLPIFYSGLNIQRKQTTLGPLSDEESETEIIGNISDEVINSLSLKSEYITDSRFYTSKFPSGGHLFKLVHQHVLNETNSISNEIKKNISNINMSFEKHISTLNDQITSSFIFDGHVGVPLQSTFANLNSGEFWDNEKEIFKTLCQNDIKVSHKVGLVSSFRVPNIPITSPIRFQLSVLGINKSKRMAEYLKNYSADTGVSLVYKGDHSQMKLSYQIPLIHGNDNKHSGLSFDVAVTYC, from the coding sequence ATGATCAGGGATTCTATCGTTTTCTCAGATACTAAACCTATTTACGTAACACAAGTGCTGGTAAAAAATGGAGGGCCTGGAGTTGTGCTCTCTGATACTTtttatgaaaatatattgtatgATGTGATTTCGAATCCAGTGAAGAGTGTTCAGGATGTCAAtcttatatttcaaaatatacGCAATAACTTGATATTGAGTGGATTGTACAAAAATGTTGATGTTAAGCTAGATCTCGATGAGAGGGCGTCGTTATTAAATCATTCGTTGAAACTGTCCACTGAGCAAATTGGAATTGAATCAGTGGTTCCAATTTCTGCAACTTTAAATATGACACCCTTATATTTGACACcttataaaaattatgtCACTTTCAATACTTCAAATACACAAAATTCAGTCAGTTTAAATAGAGATTGGATAAACTTGTTTGGAACATCAGATACAGGTACTATAAAATTATCTGCCGATTTAAATCAAACCAAGTCAGAAATCGacaaaaaatcaattgatgCAAAGTTTACAATGCCTTTATTAAGAAATTCATCCATTAGAACTATATTAGAAAGTAAGTGTTCAATAGCTAAACCAAGAAATGATACAATGAAACAGTTTGAGTTGAATATTGGTTTGACAAAACTGAAACTTATAGGTGGAATAAAGTCTCTTCCAATATTTTATAGTGGTCTGaatattcaaagaaaacaaaCTACGTTAGGCCCTCTTAGCGACGAAGAATCAGAAACTGAAATCATTGGTAACATTAGCGATGAAGTGATCAACAGTTTAAGTTTAAAATCAGAATATATAACTGATTCAAGATTTTACACATCTAAGTTTCCTAGTGGTGGACATCTTTTCAAATTAGTTCATCAGCATGTTCTTAATGAAACTAACTCCATATCTAAtgaaattaagaaaaatatttcaaatattaatatgtcttttgaaaaacatATATCAACATTAAATGACCAAATTACTagttcatttatttttgatggTCATGTAGGTGTGCCATTGCAGTCTACTTTTGCAAACTTGAATAGTGGTGAATTTTGggataatgaaaaagaaatcttTAAGACTTTATGCCAAAATGATATCAAAGTCAGTCACAAAGTTGGTCTGGTCTCCTCTTTCAGGGTTCCAAACATTCCAATCACCTCTCCGATACGATTCCAACTTTCTGTGCTTGGTATAAACAAATCTAAAAGGATGGCcgaatatttaaagaattattcTGCTGATACTGGAGTTTCGTTAGTATATAAGGGAGACCATTCTCAAATGAAGTTGTCATATCAAATCCCATTAATTCATGGAAACGACAATAAACATAGCGGACTCTCATTTGATGTTGCAGTAACTTATTGTTAA
- the KEI1 gene encoding Kei1p (similar to Saccharomyces cerevisiae YDR367W; ancestral locus Anc_5.433) yields MVIGTSGRVRMQTPKLLPKSFFGFLPLYIGVETVLGITIFNKCSGIYGILALFTGHPLTAIQWVSYLWSSFTLLIYAQGLFQVHHPNLLTYCQILITYSFDTICTCFFTIYFCSHWFTEESNAGDNINSSTTVDKYNQGASESKEFFWTMTLTLIALVSRFYFNFILASFTQQLFLHPKYMIDQDDVEQDLKNKSIIVQWWIKSKKRCYYTSKRFLA; encoded by the coding sequence ATGGTGATTGGAACTTCAGGAAGAGTCAGGATGCAGACTCCTAAATTATTACCTAAATCCTTTTTTGGATTTTTACCATTGTATATTGGTGTTGAGACCGTCTTGGGGATtactatttttaataaatgtagTGGGATATATGGTATATTGGCTTTATTCACAGGGCATCCTTTAACAGCTATCCAATGGGTGTCATACCTATGGTCTTCCTTTACATTACTAATATATGCACAAGGTTTATTTCAAGTTCATCATCCAAATTTGTTGACCTATTGTCAAATTTTAATCACTTACTCATTTGACACTATTTGCACATGTTTTTTCAcgatttatttttgttcaCATTGGTTCACTGAAGAATCAAATGCAGGTGATAATATAAACTCGTCAACAACCGtagataaatataatcaaGGCGCATCTGAATCTAAAGAGTTTTTCTGGACCATGACTTTAACTTTGATTGCATTAGTCTcaagattttattttaattttattttagcATCTTTCACTCaacaattatttttacatCCTAAATACATGATCGATCAAGACGACGTTGAACAAGACttaaaaaacaaatcaATAATCGTACAATGGTGGATTAAAAGCAAAAAACGTTGTTACTACACAAGTAAACGTTTCCTAGCTTAg